The following are encoded in a window of Platichthys flesus chromosome 19, fPlaFle2.1, whole genome shotgun sequence genomic DNA:
- the nadk2 gene encoding NAD kinase 2, mitochondrial isoform X1 — translation MPVGMARRSAVSLMGLGARTVGQLLSGGSARLLRTSAAHPSPSPGFKPEKVAVVTKTTRYEFEQQRYQYAGLSEEDLTQLLAMKGSSYTGLQERHNIHTNNVEHIVKSLRKEGMDVRVVKRGEYDEEVVRWADAIISAGGDGTMLLVASKVLSKDKPVVGVNTDPERSEGHLCLPVRFTRAFPEALEKLCRGEFRWLWRQRIRVHLEGTGINPTPLDLHEQQLSLEQHSRAHRTAMEGQHIFSETGSLHQSSSKPSLLPIRSLNEIFIGESLSSRSKLKPVKHRVNLLLHRASYYEISVDDGPWEKQKSSGLSICTGTGSKAWSYNINKLTEQAVEELLTIGKSLSGLDIPLNREFLEKVTDGYNESLVFGPDDRRLFYSIREPIVNRVFSSSRQRGFAHKVCVRSRCWDACMVVDGGTSFEFNDGAIATISMSEEDQLRTVVLEN, via the exons ATGCCCGTCGGGATGGCTCGTCGCTCGGCGGTGAGCCTGATGGGACTCGGGGCTCGGACCGTCGGACAGCTGCTGTCCGGAGGCTCCGCTCGGCTCCTCCGCACCTCAGCCGCCCACCCTTCACCCTCACCCGGGTTCAAGCCGGAGAAAGTGGCGGTGGTGACGAAGACCACCCGGTACGAGTTCGAGCAGCAGCGGTACCAGTACGCGGGTCTGTCCGAGGAGGACCTGACACAGCTG CTGGCGATGAAGGGCTCCAGCTACACTGGCCTGCAGGAGAGACACAACATCCACACCAACAACGTGGAGCACATTGTGAAGAGCCTCCG GAAGGAGGGAATGGACGTGCGAgtggtgaagagaggagagtaCGATGAGGAGGTCGTTCGATGGGCCGACGCCATCATCTCAGCTGGAG GTGATGGGACAATGCTACTGGTGGCCAGTAAGGTTCTGAGCAAGGACAAACCAGTGGTGGGAGTCAACACTGACCCTGAGAG GTCAGAAGGTCACCTGTGTCTGCCTGTCCGATTCACTCGGGCCTTCCCAGAGGCTCTGGAGAAACTCTGTCGTGGTGAGTTCAG GTGGCTCTGGCGTCAGAGGATCCGTGTGCACCTGGAAGGAACCGGAATCAATCCCACGCCGCTGGACCTGcacgagcagcagctgagcctGGAGCAGCACAGCCGGGCCCACCGCACCGCCATGGAGGGACAGCACA TTTTCTCAGAGACAGGATCCCTGCACCAGAGCTCCTCCAAGCCCAGTCTGCTCCCCATCAGAAGCCTGAACGAGATCTTCATTGGAGAGTCTCTGTCCTCCAG GTCGAAGTTAAAACCCGTCAAACACCGTGTTAACCTCTTGCTCCATAGGGCTTCCTACTATGAGATCTCTGTGGACGACGGCCCGTGGGAGAAGCAGAAGAGCTCAGGCCTCAGCATCTGCACAGGAACCGGATCCAAAGCCTG GTCGTACAACATCAACAAACTGACTGAACAGGCTGTGGAGGAGCTTCTAACGATcg gAAAGTCTCTCTCAGGTCTCGATATCCCACTTAATCGAGAATTCTTGGAAAAGG tcactGACGGATACAACGAGTCGCTGGTGTTCGGGCCGGACGACAGGCGCTTGTTCTACAGCATCAGGGAGCCCATCGTCAACCGGGTGTTCTCCAGCAGCCGCCAGAGAGGCTTCGCTCACAA GGTGTGCGTCCGCTCCCGCTGCTGGGACGCCTGCATGGTCGTGGACGGAGGGACATCGTTCGAGTTCAATGACGGCGCCATCGCTACAATCAGCATGAGCGAGGAGGACCAGCTCCGGACCGTGGTTCTGGAAAACTGA
- the spra gene encoding sepiapterin reductase a, whose product MSSSGTRTDLGRALCIITGASRGFGRVMARRLSELLKPGSALVLAARSGDELRAAAAEVTGAAAGGGGLLVHCVPVDLSLGDGLKELLETVRTSFTEDMDHVLLVNNAGSIGDISRYMRSFTNMAEVDSYLSFNVSSSLCLTAGVLEACPRRPGLRRTVVNITSLCALKPYVSWVLYCTGKAARDMMFRVLAEEEPDVRVLSYSPGPLDTDMFTVARSRTADPELRKSLSDMFAQGGVFTCDESCTKMMKLLLEDQYVSGSHVDIYDV is encoded by the exons ATGTCCTCCTCCGGGACGCGCACGGATCTCGGCCGGGCTCTGTGCATCATCACCGGCGCGTCCAGGGGCTTCGGCCGGGTCATGGCGAGGCGCTTGTCCGAGCTGCTGAAGCCGGGATCCGCGCTCGTCCTGGCGGCTCGATCCGGGGACGAGCTCCGGGCTGCGGCCGCGGAGGTGACCGGGGCGGCTGCAGGTGGAGGCGGCCTCCTGGTGCACTGCGTCCCGGTGGACCTGTCCCTCGGTGAcgggctgaaggagctgctggagaccgTGAGGACATCCTTCACTGAGGACATGGATCACGTGCTGCTGGTTAATAATGCAG GCTCTATAGGTGATATCTCCCGTTACATGAGAAGCTTCACCAACATGGCGGAGGTGGACTCCTACCTGTCCTTCAATGTCAGCTCCTCCCTGTGCCTGACGGCCGGCGTGCTGGAGGCGTGTCCCCGGCGCCCGGGGCTGAGGCGCACCGTGGTGAACATCACGTCGCTGTGCGCCCTGAAGCCATACGTCTCCTGGGTGCTGTACTGCACCGGCAAGGCGGCTCGGGACATGATGTTCCGGGTGCTGGCGGAGGAGGAGCCGGACGTCCGGGTGCTCAGCTACTCTCCAG GACCTCTGGACACCGACATGTTCACGGTGGCCAGATCCAGAACAGCTGATCCAGAACTCAGGAAGTCTCTCTCAGACATGTTCGCTCAGGGGGGGGTGTTCACCTGCGACGAGTCCTGCACCAAgatgatgaagctgctgctggaggaccAGTACGTCTCCGGATCCCACGTCGACATCTACGACGTCTAG
- the nadk2 gene encoding NAD kinase 2, mitochondrial isoform X4, with amino-acid sequence MPVGMARRSAVSLMGLGARTVGQLLSGGSARLLRTSAAHPSPSPGFKPEKVAVVTKTTRYEFEQQRYQYAGLSEEDLTQLLAMKGSSYTGLQERHNIHTNNVEHIVKSLRKEGMDVRVVKRGEYDEEVVRWADAIISAGGDGTMLLVASKVLSKDKPVVGVNTDPERSEGHLCLPVRFTRAFPEALEKLCRGEFRWLWRQRIRVHLEGTGINPTPLDLHEQQLSLEQHSRAHRTAMEGQHKTGSLHQSSSKPSLLPIRSLNEIFIGESLSSRASYYEISVDDGPWEKQKSSGLSICTGTGSKAWSYNINKLTEQAVEELLTIGKSLSGLDIPLNREFLEKVTDGYNESLVFGPDDRRLFYSIREPIVNRVFSSSRQRGFAHKVCVRSRCWDACMVVDGGTSFEFNDGAIATISMSEEDQLRTVVLEN; translated from the exons ATGCCCGTCGGGATGGCTCGTCGCTCGGCGGTGAGCCTGATGGGACTCGGGGCTCGGACCGTCGGACAGCTGCTGTCCGGAGGCTCCGCTCGGCTCCTCCGCACCTCAGCCGCCCACCCTTCACCCTCACCCGGGTTCAAGCCGGAGAAAGTGGCGGTGGTGACGAAGACCACCCGGTACGAGTTCGAGCAGCAGCGGTACCAGTACGCGGGTCTGTCCGAGGAGGACCTGACACAGCTG CTGGCGATGAAGGGCTCCAGCTACACTGGCCTGCAGGAGAGACACAACATCCACACCAACAACGTGGAGCACATTGTGAAGAGCCTCCG GAAGGAGGGAATGGACGTGCGAgtggtgaagagaggagagtaCGATGAGGAGGTCGTTCGATGGGCCGACGCCATCATCTCAGCTGGAG GTGATGGGACAATGCTACTGGTGGCCAGTAAGGTTCTGAGCAAGGACAAACCAGTGGTGGGAGTCAACACTGACCCTGAGAG GTCAGAAGGTCACCTGTGTCTGCCTGTCCGATTCACTCGGGCCTTCCCAGAGGCTCTGGAGAAACTCTGTCGTGGTGAGTTCAG GTGGCTCTGGCGTCAGAGGATCCGTGTGCACCTGGAAGGAACCGGAATCAATCCCACGCCGCTGGACCTGcacgagcagcagctgagcctGGAGCAGCACAGCCGGGCCCACCGCACCGCCATGGAGGGACAGCACA AGACAGGATCCCTGCACCAGAGCTCCTCCAAGCCCAGTCTGCTCCCCATCAGAAGCCTGAACGAGATCTTCATTGGAGAGTCTCTGTCCTCCAG GGCTTCCTACTATGAGATCTCTGTGGACGACGGCCCGTGGGAGAAGCAGAAGAGCTCAGGCCTCAGCATCTGCACAGGAACCGGATCCAAAGCCTG GTCGTACAACATCAACAAACTGACTGAACAGGCTGTGGAGGAGCTTCTAACGATcg gAAAGTCTCTCTCAGGTCTCGATATCCCACTTAATCGAGAATTCTTGGAAAAGG tcactGACGGATACAACGAGTCGCTGGTGTTCGGGCCGGACGACAGGCGCTTGTTCTACAGCATCAGGGAGCCCATCGTCAACCGGGTGTTCTCCAGCAGCCGCCAGAGAGGCTTCGCTCACAA GGTGTGCGTCCGCTCCCGCTGCTGGGACGCCTGCATGGTCGTGGACGGAGGGACATCGTTCGAGTTCAATGACGGCGCCATCGCTACAATCAGCATGAGCGAGGAGGACCAGCTCCGGACCGTGGTTCTGGAAAACTGA
- the LOC133975409 gene encoding excitatory amino acid transporter 1-like, which translates to MQRFREGVHIRAMKAKRKVEEVSKEDVQAFLKKNAFVLFTVGAVVVGVILGFALRPYKMTYREVKYFSFPGELLMRMLQMLVLPLLVSSLITGMAALDSKASGKMGMRAVIYYMTTTFIAVFVGIIIVLIIHPGKGSKEEFGKQQKIEQVSPVDAFLDLIRNMFPPNLVQACTQQFKTKYGKRVVHVTVTVNDTLFNSTNGSQEVMEFTREEVIPVPGQVNGVNALGLVVFSMCFGLIIGSMKEQGQVLRDFFDSLNEAIMRLVAIIMWYCPIGILFLIAGKIVEMDDLTEMGGQLGMYTITVIIGLLIHGVLILPTLYFVITRQNPFIFIAGLLQALVTALGTSSSSATLPVTFKCLEENNKIDKRITRFVLPVGATINMDGTALYEALAAIFIAQVNNMEMNFGQILTISITATAASIGAAGIPQAGLVTMVIVLTSVGLPTDDITLIIAVDWFLDRLRTTTNVLGDSIGAGIVEFLSRHELRCKDVEMGNSVLEEKERKKPYKLISQDSDLENDKRAHSESHM; encoded by the exons ATGCAGCGATTCAGGGAAGGAGTTCACATCCGCGCCATGAAGGCCAAGAGGAAAGTGGAGGAGGTCTCTAAAGAGGACGTCCAGGCCTTCCTGAAGAAGAACGCCTTCGTGCTCTTCACCGTGGGGGCAGTGGTTGTGG GTGTCATTCTGGGATTTGCACTGCGACCCTACAAGATGACCTATCGAGAAGTGAAGTACTTCTCCTTCCCTGGAGAGCTGCTGATGAGGATGCTTCAGATGCTGGTTCTGCCCTTACTGGTTTCCAGTCTAATAACAG GAATGGCAGCTCTAGACAGCAAAGCCTCGGGGAAGATGGGCATGAGAGCCGTGATCTACTACATGACCACGACCTTCATCGCAGTCTTCGTCGGCATCATCATCGTCCTCATCATCCATCCAGGAAAAGGATCCAAAGAAGAGTTTGGAAAGCAGCAGAAGATTGAGCAAGTCAGTCCAGTGGACGCCTTCTTAGATCTGATCAG gaACATGTTTCCACCGAACCTGGTCCAAGCCTGCACCCAGCAG TTCAAAACCAAGTATGGGAAGCGAGTTGTCCATGTGACCGTGACGGTGAACGACACCCTCTTCAACTCCACCAATGGCAGCCAGGAGGTCATGGAGTTCACCCGGGAGGAGGTGATCCCGGTGCCGGGCCAGGTGAACGGGGTCAACGCCCTCGGGCTGGTGGTCTTCTCCATGTGCTTCGGGCTGATAATTGGCAGCATGAAGGAGCAGGGCCAGGTCCTGAGGGACTTCTTCGACAGCCTCAACGAGGCGATCATGCGCCTGGTGGCCATCATCATGTG gtATTGCCCGATTGGTATCCTGTTCCTCATCGCAGGAAAGATCGTGGAGATGGATGACCTGACCGAGATGGGAGGCCAGCTGGGCATGTACACCATCACGGTCATCATCGGCCTGCTGATCCACGGCGTGCTGATCCTTCCCACTCTGTACTTTGTCATCACTCGGCAGAACCCCTTCATCTTCATCGCTGGGCTGCTGCAGGCGCTGGTCACGGCCCTGGGGACGTCCTCCAG CTCGGCCACTCTCCCCGTCACCTTCAAGTGCCTGGAGGAGAACAACAAGATCGACAAGCGAATCACGCGCTTCGTGCTGCCCGTGGGCGCCACCATCAACATGGACGGGACCGCGCTGTACGAAGCTCTGGCGGCCATCTTTATTGCTCAGGTTAACAATATGGAGATGAACTTTGGTCAGATCCTCACGATAAG CATCACAGCGACGGCCGCGAGCATCGGCGCCGCCGGGATCCCCCAGGCCGGCCTGGTCACCATGGTGATCGTACTGACCTCTGTCGGACTCCCgactgatgacatcactctCATCATCGCAGTCGATTGGTTTCT GGATCGTCTGCGCACCACCACCAACGTCCTGGGGGACTCGATCGGCGCCGGCATCGTGGAGTTCCTGTCCCGGCACGAGCTCCGCTGCAAAGACGTGGAGATGGGAAACTCggtgctggaggagaaggagaggaagaaaccgTACAAGCTCATCTCCCAGGATAGTGATTTAGAAAATGATAAACGTGCTCACAGCGAATCCCACATGTAG
- the nadk2 gene encoding NAD kinase 2, mitochondrial isoform X2: MPVGMARRSAVSLMGLGARTVGQLLSGGSARLLRTSAAHPSPSPGFKPEKVAVVTKTTRYEFEQQRYQYAGLSEEDLTQLLAMKGSSYTGLQERHNIHTNNVEHIVKSLRKEGMDVRVVKRGEYDEEVVRWADAIISAGGDGTMLLVASKVLSKDKPVVGVNTDPERSEGHLCLPVRFTRAFPEALEKLCRGEFRWLWRQRIRVHLEGTGINPTPLDLHEQQLSLEQHSRAHRTAMEGQHKTGSLHQSSSKPSLLPIRSLNEIFIGESLSSRSKLKPVKHRVNLLLHRASYYEISVDDGPWEKQKSSGLSICTGTGSKAWSYNINKLTEQAVEELLTIGKSLSGLDIPLNREFLEKVTDGYNESLVFGPDDRRLFYSIREPIVNRVFSSSRQRGFAHKVCVRSRCWDACMVVDGGTSFEFNDGAIATISMSEEDQLRTVVLEN, from the exons ATGCCCGTCGGGATGGCTCGTCGCTCGGCGGTGAGCCTGATGGGACTCGGGGCTCGGACCGTCGGACAGCTGCTGTCCGGAGGCTCCGCTCGGCTCCTCCGCACCTCAGCCGCCCACCCTTCACCCTCACCCGGGTTCAAGCCGGAGAAAGTGGCGGTGGTGACGAAGACCACCCGGTACGAGTTCGAGCAGCAGCGGTACCAGTACGCGGGTCTGTCCGAGGAGGACCTGACACAGCTG CTGGCGATGAAGGGCTCCAGCTACACTGGCCTGCAGGAGAGACACAACATCCACACCAACAACGTGGAGCACATTGTGAAGAGCCTCCG GAAGGAGGGAATGGACGTGCGAgtggtgaagagaggagagtaCGATGAGGAGGTCGTTCGATGGGCCGACGCCATCATCTCAGCTGGAG GTGATGGGACAATGCTACTGGTGGCCAGTAAGGTTCTGAGCAAGGACAAACCAGTGGTGGGAGTCAACACTGACCCTGAGAG GTCAGAAGGTCACCTGTGTCTGCCTGTCCGATTCACTCGGGCCTTCCCAGAGGCTCTGGAGAAACTCTGTCGTGGTGAGTTCAG GTGGCTCTGGCGTCAGAGGATCCGTGTGCACCTGGAAGGAACCGGAATCAATCCCACGCCGCTGGACCTGcacgagcagcagctgagcctGGAGCAGCACAGCCGGGCCCACCGCACCGCCATGGAGGGACAGCACA AGACAGGATCCCTGCACCAGAGCTCCTCCAAGCCCAGTCTGCTCCCCATCAGAAGCCTGAACGAGATCTTCATTGGAGAGTCTCTGTCCTCCAG GTCGAAGTTAAAACCCGTCAAACACCGTGTTAACCTCTTGCTCCATAGGGCTTCCTACTATGAGATCTCTGTGGACGACGGCCCGTGGGAGAAGCAGAAGAGCTCAGGCCTCAGCATCTGCACAGGAACCGGATCCAAAGCCTG GTCGTACAACATCAACAAACTGACTGAACAGGCTGTGGAGGAGCTTCTAACGATcg gAAAGTCTCTCTCAGGTCTCGATATCCCACTTAATCGAGAATTCTTGGAAAAGG tcactGACGGATACAACGAGTCGCTGGTGTTCGGGCCGGACGACAGGCGCTTGTTCTACAGCATCAGGGAGCCCATCGTCAACCGGGTGTTCTCCAGCAGCCGCCAGAGAGGCTTCGCTCACAA GGTGTGCGTCCGCTCCCGCTGCTGGGACGCCTGCATGGTCGTGGACGGAGGGACATCGTTCGAGTTCAATGACGGCGCCATCGCTACAATCAGCATGAGCGAGGAGGACCAGCTCCGGACCGTGGTTCTGGAAAACTGA
- the nadk2 gene encoding NAD kinase 2, mitochondrial isoform X3: MPVGMARRSAVSLMGLGARTVGQLLSGGSARLLRTSAAHPSPSPGFKPEKVAVVTKTTRYEFEQQRYQYAGLSEEDLTQLLAMKGSSYTGLQERHNIHTNNVEHIVKSLRKEGMDVRVVKRGEYDEEVVRWADAIISAGGDGTMLLVASKVLSKDKPVVGVNTDPERSEGHLCLPVRFTRAFPEALEKLCRGEFRWLWRQRIRVHLEGTGINPTPLDLHEQQLSLEQHSRAHRTAMEGQHIFSETGSLHQSSSKPSLLPIRSLNEIFIGESLSSRASYYEISVDDGPWEKQKSSGLSICTGTGSKAWSYNINKLTEQAVEELLTIGKSLSGLDIPLNREFLEKVTDGYNESLVFGPDDRRLFYSIREPIVNRVFSSSRQRGFAHKVCVRSRCWDACMVVDGGTSFEFNDGAIATISMSEEDQLRTVVLEN, from the exons ATGCCCGTCGGGATGGCTCGTCGCTCGGCGGTGAGCCTGATGGGACTCGGGGCTCGGACCGTCGGACAGCTGCTGTCCGGAGGCTCCGCTCGGCTCCTCCGCACCTCAGCCGCCCACCCTTCACCCTCACCCGGGTTCAAGCCGGAGAAAGTGGCGGTGGTGACGAAGACCACCCGGTACGAGTTCGAGCAGCAGCGGTACCAGTACGCGGGTCTGTCCGAGGAGGACCTGACACAGCTG CTGGCGATGAAGGGCTCCAGCTACACTGGCCTGCAGGAGAGACACAACATCCACACCAACAACGTGGAGCACATTGTGAAGAGCCTCCG GAAGGAGGGAATGGACGTGCGAgtggtgaagagaggagagtaCGATGAGGAGGTCGTTCGATGGGCCGACGCCATCATCTCAGCTGGAG GTGATGGGACAATGCTACTGGTGGCCAGTAAGGTTCTGAGCAAGGACAAACCAGTGGTGGGAGTCAACACTGACCCTGAGAG GTCAGAAGGTCACCTGTGTCTGCCTGTCCGATTCACTCGGGCCTTCCCAGAGGCTCTGGAGAAACTCTGTCGTGGTGAGTTCAG GTGGCTCTGGCGTCAGAGGATCCGTGTGCACCTGGAAGGAACCGGAATCAATCCCACGCCGCTGGACCTGcacgagcagcagctgagcctGGAGCAGCACAGCCGGGCCCACCGCACCGCCATGGAGGGACAGCACA TTTTCTCAGAGACAGGATCCCTGCACCAGAGCTCCTCCAAGCCCAGTCTGCTCCCCATCAGAAGCCTGAACGAGATCTTCATTGGAGAGTCTCTGTCCTCCAG GGCTTCCTACTATGAGATCTCTGTGGACGACGGCCCGTGGGAGAAGCAGAAGAGCTCAGGCCTCAGCATCTGCACAGGAACCGGATCCAAAGCCTG GTCGTACAACATCAACAAACTGACTGAACAGGCTGTGGAGGAGCTTCTAACGATcg gAAAGTCTCTCTCAGGTCTCGATATCCCACTTAATCGAGAATTCTTGGAAAAGG tcactGACGGATACAACGAGTCGCTGGTGTTCGGGCCGGACGACAGGCGCTTGTTCTACAGCATCAGGGAGCCCATCGTCAACCGGGTGTTCTCCAGCAGCCGCCAGAGAGGCTTCGCTCACAA GGTGTGCGTCCGCTCCCGCTGCTGGGACGCCTGCATGGTCGTGGACGGAGGGACATCGTTCGAGTTCAATGACGGCGCCATCGCTACAATCAGCATGAGCGAGGAGGACCAGCTCCGGACCGTGGTTCTGGAAAACTGA